The following is a genomic window from Alphaproteobacteria bacterium LSUCC0396.
ACCCAATGCACCAAGGCGCATGGCTGACTGAACTGCACGCTTCATCGCACGGCGGAAACCAACGCGGCGCTCAAGCTGCTGTGCAATATTCTCGGCAACCAGCTTGGCATCAATCTCGGGCTTGCGTACCTCAACGATGTTCAGGCTTACCTCACCGCCAATACGGCTAGCGAGATCGGCGCGCAGTTTTTCGATATCCTGCCCCTTCTTACCGATGATAAGACCCGGGCGGCCAGCGTGGATGGTCACACGGGCGCGGCCTGCCGGACGTTCGATGACGACGCGGCTAATCGCAGCCTGCTTGAGGCGATCCATCAAATATTCACGAAGTTTGATATCCTGATGAAGAAGCTGTCCATAGTTACGGCCAGCATACCAGCGCGAGTCCCATGTCCGGTTGATACCGACACGCAGGCCGATTGGCTTAACTTTCTGACCCATCCTACTGCTCTCCTCTTTCACCGACAATGATTGTCAGGTGTGAAAATGGCTTTAAAATCCGTGCGCCGCGACCCTTTGCCCGTGCCCGAAACCGCTTCATGACAAGACCTTTGCCGACATGAGCTTCTTTGACAAACAACCGATCAACATCCAACGAATGGTTGTTTTCGGCGTTGGCGATGGCTGATTGCAGCGCTTTTTTCACGTCACCGGCGATGCGGCGGCGCGAAAATGACAACGTCGCAATGGCCTTATTCACGTCCATACCGCGGATCATTGTCGCAACAAGGTTCAGCTTTTGTGGGCTGACGCGCAAATTGCGCACGACAGATTTTGCTTCACTGTCGGCCAAGCTGCGTGGATTTGATTGCTTACCCATAACCTACCCCTAACGCTTTGATTTCTTGTCGGCGGCGTGGCCGTAATAAGTGCGGGTTGGCGCAAATTCACCAAGCTTGTGCCCAACCATTTCCTCAGAAACAGACACAGGGATGAATTTGTTGCCGTTATGCACACCAAAAGTAAGCCCGACAAATTGCGGCATGATGGTTGAACGCCGTGACCATGTTTTGATCACTTCATTGCGACCAGACTCGCGAACCTTGTCCGCTTTTTTCAATAGATGCCCATCAACAAACGGGCCTTTCCAAACTGAACGTGCCATGATTAAGAATGACCCTTATGGCTTGCGACGCCGCACAATCAGGCGGTCAGTCTTCTTGTTAGAACGAGTACGCTTGCCCTTGGTTGGCTTACCCCAAGGTGTTACCGGATGACGGCCACCTGAAGTACGACCCTCACCACCACCATGCGGGTGATCGACAGGGTTCATGACAACGCCGCGGACGTGCGGACGACGGCCTAGCCAACGACTACGGCCAGCCTTACCAATTTTAATATTCTGCTGATCAGGATTTGATACAGCGCCGATAGACGCCATACATTCCGAACGCACGAGGCGAACCTCGCCTGACGTCAGGCGCAAAATCGCATAGCCGCGGTCACGACCAACCAGCTGGATATATGTGCCGGCTGAACGCGCCAACTGGCCGCCCTTACCCGGCTTAAGCTCTACGTTATGGATCAATGTTCCGACTGGAATATTGGCCAATGGCAGCGCATTACCCGGTTTGATGTCAGAAGCGATACCCGAGCTAACCTTATCGCCAACAGACAGGCGCTGCGGTGCAAGGATGTAGCTTTGCTCACCATCTTCATAAGTGATCAGCGCAATAAATGCAGTCCGGTTTGGATCATATTCGATCCGCTCGACAGTCGCGAACATACCGGTTTTGGTGCGCTTGAAGTCAATCAGGCGATACCGGCGCTTGTGTCCGCCACCCTTTTGCCATGCCGTCACGTGACCAGAATTGTTACGGCCACCTGTCTTGGTAAGACCCTCGGTCAGCTTTTTAACCGGCCCACCCTTATAAAGGGCAGATTTGTCGACAAGGACAAGGTTCCGCTGGCTTGGGGTTGTTGGATTAAATTTCTTTAACGCCATCTTATTACACTCCCATCAGGTCAATATTCTGACCCTCAGCCAATGTGACCATTGCTTTTTTCATGTCTGAACGACGACCGGGACGACCCTTGAAGGTTTTTGTCTTACCCTTTTGGACGATCGTATTCACCGCAGTGACCTTGACATTAAACAGCATTTCAACCGCTGCCTTGATCTGTGGCTTTGTTGCATCAATGGCAACAGCAAAGGTCACCTGGCCGTTTTCATTCGCCATCGTCGCCTTTTCGGTGATGATCGGGCGAAGGATTGTGTCATAGGCAGCTGCCTTTGAGACAACAGTTTTTACGGGCTTGCGCGCACGAACACTCATTTCAGGCGCTCCTCAAGATGGGCCGCAGCATCCTTGGAAAGAACCAGAACGTCACGACGCAGGATGTCATACACATTGATGCCTTGCTGGGGCAGCACATCAACCAGCGGAATGTTGCGCGCTGCCTTTACAAAGGCTGCATCCAACTCGGCACCGCCGATGATCAGCGCGTTTTCAGCGCCAAGCTTGCTCAGCTGCTCACGAAGTTTAGCTGTCTTACCAGCAGATTTGCCAGTTGATGCCAAGCTGTCGATAACCAGCAACTTGCCCTCTGCTGCCTTGGTAGACAGGGCAGACCGCAGACCAAGCTGGCGTACCTTTTTCGGCAATGCGTGACCATGATCACGAACGACCGGACCATGCACAACCCCACCACCACGGAACTGAACAACAGCGGCAGAACCGTGACGAGCGCGGCCAGTGCCTTTCTGCTTGAACATCTTCGCTGTGGTAATAGAAACCTCAGCGCGTGACTTCACCTTATGTGTCCCGGCGCGGCGTTTTGCAAGCTGCCACTTCACCACACGCGCAACAATGTCAGCGCGCGGTGCGACCCCAAAGACAGCATCAGCAAGCGTAATGTCGCCAGCCGCCTTGTTGTCGATTGTTTTCACATCAATCTTCATGACCCTTATTCCTTCTCGGCTTCCGCGTCCGCAGCGGCAGGTGCCTCAGCAACGGTCTCGTCAGCAACAGTCTCGTCAGCGGGCGCTGCGTCAGCGCCAGCGTCTGCAGCAATAACATCTTCGGCCACAGCGGCTTGCTCGCTTGCCGCAGCAAGGTCAGACAGCAAACCGGCAGGGAACGGCGCCTCATCAGGGCGCTTGACCTTGATCGCGTCGCTGATCAGTACCCAGCCATTCTTTGGGCCAGGAACCGCGCCGCAAAGCAGAACAACGCCTTCTTCATTATCAACGGCAACAACCTCGATATTCTGCGTGGTGTTGCGGACCGCGCCCATATGGCCGGCCATCTTCTTGCCTTTGAACACCTTGCCCGGATCCTGACACTGGCCAGTTGAACCGTGCGAGCGGTGAGATACGGACACACCATGCGATGCACGCAGACCGCCAAAGTTGTGACGCTTCATCGCACCGGCAAAACCCTTACCTTGGGTTGTGCCTACAACGTCAACCTTCTGACCAGCAACGAAATGTGAGGGAACCAATGTTGATCCAACCTCAAGTACCGCATCGTCACCAACCCGAAATTCGGCCAGCTTTGACTTTGGCAATACATTCGCTTTGGCAAAGTGACCACGCATCGGCTTTGATACATTCTTTGCCTTGGCAACACCCGCACCAAGCTGAACGGCTGTATAGCCATCCTTTTCCTTGCTACGAACTGCCACAACCTGAACATCGTCGAGTTTAAGCACGGTAACCGGCACATGGTGGCCAGCATCGTTAAACACTCGTGTCATTCCCATCTTACGGGCGATAATGCCGCTACGCATAACTCTGGTCCCTTCCCTAGAGCTTGATCTCGACGTCAACACCAGCCGCGAGATCGAGCTTCATCAGCGCATCAACGGTTTGTGGTGTCGGGTCGATAATGTCCAGCAGACGCTTGTGCGTACGAATTTCGAACTGCTCACGGCTCTTTTTGTCGATGTGCGGCGAGCGAAGAACGGTCATACGACGCATATTGGTCGGCAGCGGGATCGGCCCACGCACTTCAGCACCTGTACGCTTGGCCGTATTCACGATTTCTGCCGTGGACTGGTCAAGAATACGGTGATCGAATGCCTTCAATCGGATTCGGATATTCTGGGTTTCCATAACTGCTTTACCTCGTCTGGATAAACAAAGAAGGGCGAAACACCGCCCCCCTCTAACTTTAGACTATTTACTTAATGACCGTAGCAACGACGCCGGCACCAACGGTGCGGCCACCTTCACGGATCGCAAAGCGCAGACCTTCATCCATCGCAATTGGTGCGATCAATGTCACGGTCATTGCAATGTTATCGCCAGGCATAACCATCTCGGTGCCTTCCGGCAATACCACTGATCCGGTTACGTCTGTTGTCCGGAAATAGAACTGTGGGCGATAGTTCGAGAAGAATGGTGTATGACGACCACCCTCATCCTTGGTCAAAACATAGGCCTCACACTTGAACTCGGTATGCGGTGCGATTGAACCCGGCTTACACAATACCTGACCGCGCTCAACCTCTTCACGCTTGGTACCACGAAGCAGAACACCAACGTTATCGCCAGCTTCACCCTGATCCAACAGCTTGCGGAACATCTCAACACCGGTGCAGGTTGTCTTTTGTGTGTCTTTCAGACCAACAATCTCGATCTCTTCACCAACATTCACGATACCGCGCTCAATACGGCCAGTCACAACTGTACCACGACCCGAAATCGAGAACACATCCTCAATCGGCATCAAGAATGGCTGATCCTTCGGACGCTCTGGCTGGGGAATATAGCCATCAACCGCATCCATCAGCGCCTTGATCGCTTCACGACCAATGGTCTCGTTGCTGTCTTCCAATGCTGCCAATGCTGAACCACGAACAATCGGAATATCATCGCCAGGGAAGTCATATGATGACAACAGCTCACGAATTTCCATCTCAACCAGCTCAAGCAACTCTTCGTCGTCAACCTGATCAACCTTGTTCATGAATACGCACAAAGCAGGCACACCAACCTGACGCGCCAACAAAATATGCTCGCGGGTTTGTGGCATCGGGCCATCAGCCGCTGATACAACCAAAATCGCGCCATCCATCTGCGCCGCACCAGTGATCATGTTCTTCACATAATCGGCGTGGCCCGGACAATCAACGTGGGCGTAGTGACGGTTGGCTGTCTCATACTCAACATGCGCTGTTGAAATCGTGATGCCGCGCGCACGCTCTTCTGGCGCCTTGTCAATCTGGTCATATGCTGAAAACTCAGCGCCACCAGACTCAGCCAAAATCTTTGTGATCGCTGCGGTCAATGAGGTCTTGCCGTGGTCAACATGGCCAATCGTGCCAATGTTACAATGCGGCTTGGAACGGTCAAACTTTGCCTTGGACATCTTATCTGCTCTCCTATTTCTTAAGTTCGGTTAGGCCATCTTGGCACGGACTTCATCCGCAACCGCCTGAGGCACTTGTTCGTAATGGTCAAAAGTCATTGAATATTGGGCGCGACCTTGGCTCATTGAGCGTAAGGTATTGATATAGCCAAACATATTAGCCAGCGGTACCATCGCATCAATTGCACGCGCATTACCGCGCTGGTTCATCCCGCCAACGTTACCACGGCGGCTATTCAGATCGCCGATGATATCGCCCATATATTCTTCAGGGGTGATTACCTCAACCTTCATGACCGGCTCAAGCAGCTTTGGACTTGCCTTATTCATTGCCTCGCGGAACGCCGCACGGCCAGCAATCTCAAAGGCCAGAACTGATGAATCGACATCATGGCTGGCGCCGTCAATAAGCTCGGCTTCAAAGTCAATCACAGGGAAGCCAGCGATTGTGCCAGATTCTTTCGCCTGATTAATGCCCTTTTCAACACCCGGTACATATTCTTTTGGAACCGATCCACCAACGACAGAGTTGCTGAACTGGAACCCGCCCTCGGCCAAAGGCGCAAACCGGATTTTAACCCGTGCGAACTGACCTGAACCACCAGACTGCTTCTTGTGGGTGTAATCGACTTCAACTTCTTTGGTGATGGTCTCACGGTAAGCCACCTGCGGCGCACCGATGTTTGCCTCAACCTTGAACTCGCGCCGTAGGCGATCAACCAAGATATCCAGATGCAATTCGCCCATACCACGCATAATGGTCTGGCCCGACTCAAAGTCAGTGCTGACCTGGAAAGACGGATCTTCAGCCGCAAGACGCGCAAGACCGGCACCCATCTTTTCCTGATCGTTCTTTGTCTTTGGTTCAATCGCGATTTCGATAACCGGATCCGGGAACGTCATTGTCTCAAGAACAACTGGCTTTGCAGGATCGCACAAAGTGTTTCCTGTTGTGCTGTCCTTCATTCCGGCGAGCGCCACAATGTCACCAGCAAAGGCCTCTTCGATCTCTTCACGGTTGTTCGAATGCATCATCATCATCCGGCCAACGCGCTCGCGCTTGCCTTTTGTTGAATTTAGCAGGCTGTCGCCTTTTTTCAAAACACCAGAATAGATGCGGACAAAGGTCAATGAGCCGACAAACGGGTCATTCATAATCTTAAAGGCCAAGCCAGAGAATGGCTCAGCATCGTTTGCACGACGCTCAATGTTCCGGGTTTCAGTCACATCATCAGGCGAGAAACCGGTGTAGGCAGCAACGTCCAATGGACCCGGCAAATAGTCGATAACCGCGTTCAACAGAGGCTGCACACCTTTGTTCTTAAAGGCAGAGCCACAAAGAACCGGGACAAATGACATATTCAATGTGCCTTTGCGGATCAGCCGCTGGATTGTCTCAACATCAGGCTCTTCACCGTCAAGAAACTTTTCCATGACATCATCGTCCTGTTCGACGATCAGCTCGATCAACTCGGCGCGCATTTCAGCCGCCTTGTCAGCCAATTCAGGACGAATATCAGACAAGCGCCATGTCGCACCCAAATCTTCTGAGTCCCAAACCCATTCCTGCATGGTGACAAGATTAACCAAGCCAGCGAATTCGTTTTCCGCGCCAATCGGCATATGGATTGGTAAAGGCTGGGCACCGGTACGATCTTTGATCATATGGACACAGTTAAAGAAGTCTGCGCCGATCTTGTCCATTTTATTGACGAACACAATCCGCGGCACTTTGTAACGGTCAGCCTGACGCCAAACTGTCTCGGTCTGCGGCTCTACACCGGCATTCGCATCAAGCACACAAACCGCGCCATCAAGAACCGCCAATGAACGCTCAACCTCAATCGTAAAGTCAACGTGTCCGGGGGTATCGATAATGTTGAAACGGAATTTGGCCGCATCAGCATCAGTACCGTGCTCACCTGATGGGTCACTGCCATTTTCAGTGCGGAACCAGAAACAGGTTGTCGCAGCAGATGTGATCGTGATGCCACGCTCTTGCTCTTGCTCCATCCAGTCCATGGTAGCGTTGCCGTCATGCACTTCACCGATCTTGTGCGAACGGCCTGTATAATAAAGGATACGCTCGGTCGCAGTGGTCTTGCCAGCGTCGATATGCGCCATAATGCCAAAGTTACGATAACGATCTAATGAATATTCGCGTGCCATGATCTAGCTCCTACTAACCCAACTACCAGCGGTAATGTGAGAAAGCCCGATTTGCCTCGGCCATTTTGTGGGTGTCTTCACGTTTTTTAACCGCGTTACCGCGATTGTTAGCAGCGTCCAGCAATTCGCCTGACAGGCGGTCAACCATAGTTGTCTCACCGCGCTTGCGCGAGCTGTCGATCAACCAACGGATGGCCAATGCCTGTGCCCGCTCGGCGCGAACTTCAACTGGCACCTGATATGTGGCACCGCCAACACGGCGCGAGCGAACTTCAAGGTTAGGACGCACATTTTCCAGCGCATCATGGAACACCTTGACAGGCTCATTGCCTGACTTTTCCTGAATACGGTCAAACGCACCGTAAACAATCTTCTCAGCCACTGAACGCTTGCCATCAAACATTAAGCAAGACATGAATTTTGAAACAACAGTGTCCTTGAACTTCGCATCAGGAAGAACCGGGCGTTTTTCTGCTCTATGACGACGTGACATATCTGCCTCTTCTTACTTAGGACGCTTGGCGCCATATTTTGAACGACGCTGGCGGCGATCACCAACACCTTGTGTGTCCAAAGTACCGCGAATGATGTGATAACGCACACCCGGAAGGTCTTTTACACGGCCACCGCGAATCATCACCACTGAGTGTTCCTGCAGATTATGCCCTTCACCAGGGATATAGCTGGAAACTTCAAACCCATTGGTAAGGCGCACGCGGGCGACCTTACGAAGAGCCGAGTTCGGCTTCTTCGGTGTTGTTGTGTACACTCTGGTGCATACGCCACGCTTTTGTGGACATGCTTCCATAGCCGGAACTTTGGTACGTGCTACCGGACGCTTGCGCCCGTGACGAATCAACTGGTTAATCGTTGGCATTCCTGCCCCTTTTTTCTCGACCTAAACGCACAAAACGTGCAACAGGGCGGTTCTGCTCTCGATAAACATGAGCAGAACACCCATCCTTCTCCGCGTACGGAGCCTAATTTTCGACACCTAATATTCTGACTTAGCGTCTGGAACGACCACTGCGAAACGCTGGGTGATCCACCACCTAAGTCCAAAAGGTTGCCGGATACTATTTTTTGCAGGCCGAGCGGTCAAGCGGTTTTTACGCCTTCGCCTCGGTTATCCGCATTTTTTTTAATTCACCACCAGATTCATCGGATCTGGCGGCGATTTCTTATATATTTGCGTCAACTTCGGCAGTTTCAGCCTCAGATTCGACCACTTCAAGCTTTGGAGCCGCGGCTGCGCGCTGCGCCATGATGGATTTATCGCGGTCAGCCGCGATCCGGCGGAGGCGATTCATCACTGAACCAGTTCCTGCGGGAATCAGCCGCCCTACGATCACGTTCTCCTTCAGACCATCAAGCGTGTCTTCCTTGCCGCTTACCGCAGCTTCGGTCAGAACGCGTGTTGTCTCTTGGAATGACGCAGCCGAGATAAAGCTATTGGTCTGCAATGACGCCTTGGTGATGCCAAGCAGAACAGGATGCGCTGTTGCTGGCCGCAGACCCTCAGCCTCAAGGGCAGTATTGGCGCGGGCAAACTCTTCACGGTCTACCTGCTCACCAACAAGGAAGGTGCTATCAGCCGCATCTTCAACCTCGACCTTTTGCAACATCTGGCGGACAATCACTTCAATATGCTTGTCGTTGATCTTAACACCCTGCAACCGGTAGACGTCCTGAATTTCCTTCACCAGATATTCAGCCAGCGCCTCGACCCCAAGAATGCTGAGAATGTCATGTGGCACAGGGCTACCATCAAGCAGCAGATCTCCTTTACGAACGACATCACCCTCATTGACCGCAAGCGGGCGACCCTTTGGCAGCAGATATTCAACCGCATCAAGATCACCATCCAGCGGAACAACGCGGATACGACGCTTGGCCTTATAGTCATTGCCAAACTCAACCCGGCCTTCACCTTCAGAGATCACCGCAAAATCCTTTGGACGGCGCGCTTCGAACAATTCTGCAACCCGCGGCAAACCACCCGTAATATCGCGTGTCTTTGACGACTCGCGCGGGATACGTGCCAATACATCGCCGGCCTGCACCTTGGCACCATTCTCAACCGAGAGAATCGAACCAGCTGAGAGGAAGTAACGTGCCTCAAGCCCGTTTGCCAATGTCAGCACTTCGCCTTTTTCATTACGCAAGGTAATACGAGGGCGAAGGTTTGATCCACCGGCAGCCTGTTTCCAGTCAACCACCTCACGGCTTGAAATACCGGTTGCATCATCGGTGACTTCACGAACTGAAATGCCTTCGGTCAAATCAACGAAATTAGCAACACCGTTCATTTCCGTGATGATCGGCAATGTGTAAGGGTCCCATTCGATCAGAATGGCACCAGCAGCAACGTTCTGCCCATCTTCGACAAGCAGCTTACCGCCATAAGGCAGGCGGAAACGCGAGCGCTCGCGCTCTTGCTCGTCAAGGATCAGCAATTCTGTGTTACGGCTCATAACAATCCGGCTGCCTGTTTTATCAGTCACCAGTGATGCATCTTCCAGCTTTACCACACCGCCAATGTTGGCTTCGATATTTGACTGTTCCGCACCACGCTGCGCCGCGCCACCAACGTGGAATGTCCGCATGGTCAACTGCGTTCCAGGCTCACCGATTGACTGGGCTGCGATAACACCAACCGCCTCGCCGATATTAACATCGGTTCCACGGGCAAGGTCACGGCCATAGCAATTGCCGCAAATGCCCTTTTCAGCTTCGCAAAGCAGCGCTGACCGGATCAACGCTTGATCAACGCCTGACGCCTCGATCGCCGCGCCATGTTCCTCGGTCACCATCTGACCCGCCGGAACCAGAACATCACCAGTTTTCAGATCAATCAGATCTTCGGCCAGAACACGGCCCAGAATACGATCAAACAACGGGTCGACAACGTCACTGCCGTTCATAACGGGACGGATGGTCAGGCCCTTGTTGGTGCCGCAATCAACCTCGTGAACGATACAATCCTGTGCCACGTCAACAAGACGGCGTGTCAGATAGCCCGAGTTCGCTGTCTTCAACGCGGTATCGGCAAGACCTTTACGCGCACCATGTGTCGAGTTGAAATATTCCAGAACATTCAAGCCCTCTTTAAAGGACGAAATGATCGGTGTTTCGATGATTTCACCCGAAGGCTTGGCCATCAGGCCGCGCATACCGGCAAGCTGTTTGATCTGAGCAGCTGAACCACGTGCACCGGAATGTGCCATCATCCAGACTGAGTTGATCGGCTCGCCGTCCTTTGTGGTGGAAATACCCTTCATCATCTCATCGGCAACAAGGTCCGAACAACGTGACCAGACATCGACCACTTTATTGTATTTCTCACCTTGAGTGATCAGACCATCAAGATACTGCTGCTCAAAGGTTTTCACCTCTGACTCGGCTTCAGAAACATATTTTTCCTTGAGTTCCGGTGTTGTCAGATCAGCGATACCGAATGAAATACCAGCATCACAAGCCTGACCGAAACCAAGCCCCATCAAACGGTCACAGAAAATCACCGTGTCCTTCTGTCCGCAATGACGATAAACATGGTCAATCACGTCGCTGACCTCTTTTTTGGTCATCAACTTGTTCACCAGCTCAAACGAACAGGCTGGGTTATCCGGCAACAGATCAGCAAGCTGTGCACGACCCGGGGTTGTTTCGATCACTTTTAGAACACGCGTGCCATCGACACTGTCACGGGTCGGTACCCGCGCTTTCACCTTGGCGTGAAGGCTGACCGAACCATTCCCAAGCGCCAGCAAGATTTCCTGAACGTTTGAGAACATCATGCCCTCGCCCCGCTCATTGTCGCGTTCCATCGACATGTAATAGAGGCCAAGGATAATATCTTGTGACGGCACGATAATCGGCTTGCCATTGGCCGGGCTGAGGATGTTGTTTGTTGACATCATCAAGACGCGGGCTTCAAGCTGTGCCTCCAGCGAAAGCGGCACGTGAACCGCCATCTGGTCACCATCAAAATCGGCGTTAAACGCTGTACAGACCAGCGGATGCAGCTGAATGGCTTTGCCTTCGACCAACACGGGTTCAAACGCCTGAATACCAAGACGGTGCAGCGTTGGCGCACGGTTCAGCATAACCGGATGTTCACGGATTACTTCTTCAAGAATATCCCAAACCTCTGGGCGTTCCTTTTCGACCATGCGCTTGGCCATCTTGACAGTGCTGGCCAATGAATAGAGTTCCAGCTTTGAATAGATGAACGGCTTGAACAGTTCGAGCGCCATTTTCTTTGGCAGGCCGCACTGATGCAGTTTCAGCTCTGGGCCAACCACGATAACCGAACGACCAGAATAATCGACGCGTTTACCAAGCAGGTTTTGCCGGAACCGGCCCTGCTTGCCCTTTAACATATCAGACAGTGATTTCAGCGGACGCTTGTTCACACCGCTAATCACGCGGCCACGACGGCCATTGTCAAACAGCGCATCAACCGATTCCTGCAACATACGCTTTTCGTTACGCACAATGATATCAGGCGCACGCAATTCGATCAGGCGCTTTAGACGGTTATTCCGGTTGATAACACGGCGATAAAGATCGTTCAGATCAGAGGTCGCAAAACGGCCACCATCAAGCGGCACCAGCGGGCGCAGCTCGGGCGGAATCACCGGAACAACATCCATGATCATCCATTCTGGACGGCAGCCAGACTCGCGGAACGAGTCGATCAGCTTTAGCCGCTTGACCAGCTTTTTCCGCTTGGCTTCTGAACCGGTTTCCGCCAGTTCGGTGCGGATCTTTACGCGCTCATCATCTAGATTCAGATCTTCAAGAATTTTCTTGATCGCTTCGGCACCAATGCTGGCTTCGAATGCATCATCGCCATTTTCGTCCTGTGCGTCGTAAAACTCTTCTTCTGACAAAAGCTGGCCTTTGACCAATGAGGTCATGCCCGGCTCGATCACCACAAAATTTTCAAAATAGAGGACGCGCTCAAGATCCTTTAGCGTCATATCGACAAGCAAGCCAATACGACTTGGCAATGATTTTAGGAACCAGATATGCGCCACTGGCGCGGCCAGTTCAATATGGCCCATACGCTCACGCCGTACTTTTGACAGGGTGACTTCAACACCGCATTTCTCGCAGATAATACCGCGATACTTCATCCGCTTATATTTACCGCACAGACATTCGTAATCACGCACCGGGCCAAAAATGCGGGCGCAGAACAAACCGTCTTTTTCCGGCTTGAAGGTACGATAATTGATGGTTTCGGGCTTTTTGATCTCGCCAAATGACCATGAGCGGATGCGCTCAGGCGCAGCGATTGAGATTCTGATCTTGTCAAAGCTTTGTGGGCCTTGGGACTGCCCGAAAGGGTTCATCAAATCATTCATCTATTTATCTCCCCAACATTAGTTGGTGTCGTGTGAGTCAATTGGGTTTGGGTCAGCCAGACCAGCCTTTTCTGAAAAGGCTGGTCATAAGCCGGTTTAATATTCGGCCTCGTGGAGATCGACATTCAGGCCAAGTGAGCGCAGCTCTTTGACAAGAACGTTGAAGGATTCCGGAATGCCGGACTCAAAATCATCATCGCCGCGGACAATCGCTTCATAAACCTTGGTACGGCCTGAAACATCGTCCGATTTCACCGTGAGCATTTCCTGTAAGGTGTAGGCCGCGCCATAGGCCTCCAATGCCCAGACTTCCATCTCACCAAAGCGCTGACCACCGAATTGCGCCTTACCACCAAGCGGCTGCTGGGTGACAAGCGAATAGGGGCCAATCGAGCGGGCATGAATCTTGTCATCAACAAGGTGATGCAGCTTCAGCATATAGATGTAGCCAACGGTTACCTGACGATCAAAGACCTCGCCAGTACGGCCATCGGTTAACCATTCCTGCCCGGTTTTGCTAAGCCCAGCCTTTTCCAGCAGCGAAATGACATCGGCCTCGCGCGCACCATCAAAGACAGGGGTTCCCATTGGGACGCCGCGTGCCAGAATACCGGCCTGCTCGATGATCTGATCATCATCCATCACCGCCAGCTCAGAGCTATATTGCTCGTTACTATAGATATCAGCCAGCATCGTGCGGATTGGCTTGGT
Proteins encoded in this region:
- the rpsG gene encoding 30S ribosomal protein S7, which gives rise to MSRRHRAEKRPVLPDAKFKDTVVSKFMSCLMFDGKRSVAEKIVYGAFDRIQEKSGNEPVKVFHDALENVRPNLEVRSRRVGGATYQVPVEVRAERAQALAIRWLIDSSRKRGETTMVDRLSGELLDAANNRGNAVKKREDTHKMAEANRAFSHYRW
- the fusA gene encoding elongation factor G; translated protein: MAREYSLDRYRNFGIMAHIDAGKTTATERILYYTGRSHKIGEVHDGNATMDWMEQEQERGITITSAATTCFWFRTENGSDPSGEHGTDADAAKFRFNIIDTPGHVDFTIEVERSLAVLDGAVCVLDANAGVEPQTETVWRQADRYKVPRIVFVNKMDKIGADFFNCVHMIKDRTGAQPLPIHMPIGAENEFAGLVNLVTMQEWVWDSEDLGATWRLSDIRPELADKAAEMRAELIELIVEQDDDVMEKFLDGEEPDVETIQRLIRKGTLNMSFVPVLCGSAFKNKGVQPLLNAVIDYLPGPLDVAAYTGFSPDDVTETRNIERRANDAEPFSGLAFKIMNDPFVGSLTFVRIYSGVLKKGDSLLNSTKGKRERVGRMMMMHSNNREEIEEAFAGDIVALAGMKDSTTGNTLCDPAKPVVLETMTFPDPVIEIAIEPKTKNDQEKMGAGLARLAAEDPSFQVSTDFESGQTIMRGMGELHLDILVDRLRREFKVEANIGAPQVAYRETITKEVEVDYTHKKQSGGSGQFARVKIRFAPLAEGGFQFSNSVVGGSVPKEYVPGVEKGINQAKESGTIAGFPVIDFEAELIDGASHDVDSSVLAFEIAGRAAFREAMNKASPKLLEPVMKVEVITPEEYMGDIIGDLNSRRGNVGGMNQRGNARAIDAMVPLANMFGYINTLRSMSQGRAQYSMTFDHYEQVPQAVADEVRAKMA
- the rpsL gene encoding 30S ribosomal protein S12; this translates as MPTINQLIRHGRKRPVARTKVPAMEACPQKRGVCTRVYTTTPKKPNSALRKVARVRLTNGFEVSSYIPGEGHNLQEHSVVMIRGGRVKDLPGVRYHIIRGTLDTQGVGDRRQRRSKYGAKRPK